CCGGTGGCGGCCATCCTGGTTGCGAGCATCCGGCTGCACTTCCTCGACATGGTGCTGAATGCGCAGACCAGGGGGCCGGTCAACTTCCCCTGCGACGTCAACGTGACGAAAGGCGAGGAGCTCGGCTGGTTCGAACACGGCTCGACCATCATCATCCTCGCGCCCGGCGATTTCGCGTTCTGCGACGGGATCGCCGAGGGCGCGCGCATCCGCGCGGGGCAGGCGCTATTGCGCCGGAAGTAGTCTTCATTCCGCCGTGTCGGCGACCTATATCGTCCGCGGGGACGATTCTTTCGACACGGCGGGTAACGAGTTATGGCGCGGGCGCCGGTTCTGGCGGCAGGGGGAATTGTGCTGCGGCGTGACGCGCCGCTGATCGCCGTGGTGCGCCAGCGCAAGCGCAATGAATGGGTGCTGCCCAAGGGCAAGCTCGACGATGGCGAGACGCCGCGGGAGGCCGCGCATCGCGAGGTGCTGGAGGAGACCGGCCACGACGTCGCCATCCACGAATTTCTGGGCACGCTCGCCTATCCATCCGGCGGCCGTTCCAAGGTCGTGCATTTCTGGCGCATGGAAGCGGACGGCGACCCGGTCCGCAAGCTGATGAACGACATCAAGGCGGTCGACTGGCTGCCGCTCGAGGATGCGGTCGCGCGGCTGTCGCGCGAATATGAGCGCGCGTTCCTGATGCAGGTCGGCCCGATCGCTCTCGCCGCCGCCGGCGTCGAGCCGACTGGAGTGGAAGCCATGCCGCCCCTTGCCATGGACGACGTCGACGCCGCGATGCAGACGCTGACGCCTGCGGAGGCGGCCTCGGTCGAGGAGCTGCGCCACGGCCTGCTGCAGAAAGTGAAAGCCTGGCTCCGCGGCGAGGCGTGAGCTCTCCTCACCTCGCCCCGCTTGCGGGGAGAGGTTGGATTGCATTGAAGATGCAATCCGGGCGAGGGGAGTCTCCGCGAGACTGTCTCTCATGAAGCAGCCCTTACCCCAGCCCTCTCAGCGCGAGCGAAGCTCGTCGCGGCCCCGCAATAACGGGGCGAGGGAGTGCAGCGCCCCTTGCAGCGGCACCTCACTCTACCTCCGCTCCTTTTTCTCCTTCGGAGCAGGCACTGGCTTGCGCGGAGCGGGTCGCGTCGCGCCCGGCAGCAGCTGCTGCAGTCCGGGTTGCCGCTGCAAACCGCCTTGCTGTGGCTGGACGGCGGGCGGGGTGGGTTGACTCTGCTGGCCGCGGCGTGGTGACTGCGGCGCGGGCGTTGCGCCTTGCTGTGGCATCGTGCCTGGCTGCGACGACGGAGCCTGTCCGCTGCGCGGTGCTGGCGGATGAGTCGCGCCGCCGGGCGATGTCTGTCCGGCGCGCGGCGCGCCCTGTTGCTGGCCTTGCCCGGGGCGCGGCGTGCCCGGCTGCACGGTGCCGCCTTGTCCTTGGCGCTGCGGTTGCTGCGTGCCTGGTTGCTGCGTGCCTGGTTGCTGCGTGCCTGGGCGGTTCGGCGCACCTGGTTGCTGCTGCTGCCCCGGACGATTGTTCTGTCCGGGCTGACCATTCGGCCGCTGCGGCTGTTGGCCGGGCTGACCATTCGGCCGCGGCTGTTGCTGCTGCGGTTGAGCCGGCTGGACCGGCCGCGGAATGCGCGGGGGCGCGGTCGGATTGGCCCTGCGGAATTCGCGCTGCTCGGTGACGATCTGCCGGCCGGTGGTCTGCGCCTGATGCACCTGGCTCACGAAGACGCGGTCGCGCGCGATCTGCTGCGGCGCGATCGTGATCGGCACCGCGGCAAAGCGCGCCCCGCCGGTGCCGGGTCGGATCGCAAAGCCGCTTGCGCCTTGCGTCAGCGCGCCGAGCCGCGCGCCGCTGGTGCGGTCGTTGACCTCGATGTGGCCGACCCTGCCGTCGGCGTCGGGATAGAGCTTGATGTTGACGTTGTTGGCGGCGGCCGCCGCCGTCGCATTTGCCGGCACGTCGATGACGCCGGTGGTACCGCGGATGCCGAGCGTCGCTGTCGGAGTCGTGATCTTCATGTCGCCGGTCTTGGCCACCGCCGCGGCGACGAACACAACCGTGCCCTTGCCGACGTCGAAGATCGCGGAGTTCTGCTTGCTGCCGTCCTCGTAGACGTAGTTGTCGATCATAAGAACAAGAAGGCTTGCCAGCGGGCGCGGTGAGTAACCGCGTCGTCGTGTCAGCCCACGCGCTTCCAGGTCTGGCCGCCGCAGAACAGGCCGCCGAAGGCGCAGCCCTGCACGCGCAGCAGGTTCGGGCCCTTCATCGCGATCCTGGAGTCGTAGTTGCGCCCGGAGTCGGGATCGTGGATGCGGCCGCTCCACTGGGCGCCATCGGGCCTCATGTTGATCAGGATCTTCTCGTTGGTCTTCTCGGCATAGCCGCAGAGATTGGCGCCGCATTGTTCGACGCGCACATTGCCCTTGTTCTCCTCGGTCGCCCACAGGCCGAGCGGCGTGGTCGGAGCCGCGGCGGGCGCAGCCGCGACAGGCGCCGGCGCGGTCGCGACCGGTGCGGCAACGGGTGCCGGCGGTGCAACGGGCGCCACCTGTGGCGCGATGTTGGCATCGATGGCCGCGGTGGTGGTCGGTGAGGCAACTGTCGTGGACGGCGCAGTCACGACGGGCGCGGCAGGCGTGGTCGCCTGGACCTGGGGCTGCGGCGCCGGTTGTTGTGCAGCGTTTGCCGGCGGCGCGGTGGTCGTCGTGCTCGGCGTGACGTCGTCATCGTCCTTGGAGCCAAAACCGTTGAGGTTGACGTTGTTCAGCCTGATCGGCTTGTTCGACAGCCCGGGCGCCACGATGGTGACGCAGTCCAGCGACGCGCAATTCCGCGGGGCCTGGATATGGATGCGCTGCCCTTCGATCTCGAAGGAGATCGCGTTGCCGGCATGGGCAACGGCAGTCGAAGCGAGCAAGAGCGCGGTAGCGGCGGCAGAAAGCCTGGTCATGGCAGCCTCCCAAATGCAGCGTGGAAACGGTGTGGACGGATGGTCGGTCGTCCGTCGAATGTGGTTCGACCCTACGCGCAGCTCCGCCGTGGCTTCCGTGACGGAAGTCACAGGCGTCGGCGCTGTCGGGGGGCGGCCACGACGAATTGCAAATGGATGGTGAACGCGCAGTTGGGCGAGCCGCAGAACGGCACGGTGAACCTCGCGGGAGTGCATGCGCTGCATGCTGTCGGCTGGCGCCTCGGCCACACCATTCGTCGGAAGAACGAACGCTTATCCCGATCCCGACAATCCCGGCATGATGTGCCGCGATTTCAAGATCGGCGGCATCACGGGATCGGAGTGCTCGAACTACGACTGAACTTGACGGCAAGGCCGCGCGACGAATCCACCGGCCGGGCCGCATCGGTGTGGCGGAATGCTCCATGAAGTCTCAAAGCACGCCGCGCCTGGCTCGGCGCGCCATGACCCACGCGCTCGAAATCGCGCGAGTCCCGCCAGCCGTCGTCGATGTCTGGAAACTAGATCACACCAAGAACGATAGCGCCGACAAAAGCCATTGCGAGGTACGCGGTAACAACGCTCAGTCTGCCGACGAACGTCATAGGGCTGCTCCCTCTGTTTGCGCGTCTTTGCGCGCAACTGACAAAGTTAACAGCGAATCTGTCAGCGAAAAAGTCAGCCTTGCTGTCGCTCGGCCGCCGCGCCCGCCACCGCGGGTCGCCCGCATGGTTAAAGAAACGTAAAATCAACGCGTTGAAGAGTCCTTAAATAAATTCACCGAACCTGCGTGCATGACGCGCGGAGTTCGTTTGTATCTCGTCGGCTCCATCGTCCTTGTTTCGCTAGCGGGTTGCGGACGCGGCTTCTTCCAGGCCGAGCGCGAACCGTGGCGGGCCGAGGCTGAAGCCGCCTGCCTGAAATCCGGCGCGGTGAAAGAGAGCGCCGAGATCGTTCGCATCGATCCGATCTCAGGCCCCGGCGCCTGCGGCGCCGAATTTCCGCTGAAGGTAGCCGCCATCGGCGAAGCCTCCAGCAGCTTTGGCTTTGCCGATGAGGAGCTGCGCCCGCCGGCGAGCATCGGCAACCAGCCGCGCTGGCCGGGAACCCAGCCGGGCTATCCGCAAGGCCAGAGCTATCCGAACCAAGCCTATCCGAACGCTTCGAGCTATCCGCAGCACCAAAGCCAGCCGTCCGGCTATGGCGCGGCCTCAGGCCCGATCTCGCTCAGCGCGCCCGGCGTCGCACCGCCGCAGGAGGACGAGATCGACCTGCCGCCAGAGGGCACCGATGCGGCGGGAGCGGCGCGCTACATGAACGCGCCGAGTTATCCAGCAAGGCCAAATTCCTCCTCGCAATCGCAGCCATCTTATTCACAGCGCCCCGAGCAGCAGCCCTTGCCGCGGCTTGGTCCTGCGCAGGGCAGTTCCGTCGGCTCCGTGGGCCCGGTCGCGGTGAAGCCGACCGCGACGCTGGCCTGCCCGATCGTCTCCGAGCTCGACCGCTGGTTCGCCGACACGGTACAACCCTCGGCGATGCGCTGGTTCGGCCAGCGCGTGGTCGAGATCAAGCAGATCTCCGCCTATTCCTGCCGCGGCATGAACGGCAATCCGCACGCCCATATTTCCGAGCACGCCTTCGGCAATGCGCTCGACATCGCCGCCTTCACGCTCGCAGATGGCCGCCGCATCTCGGTGAAGGACGGCTGGCGCGGGCTGCCGGAGGAGCAGGGTTTTCTGCGCGATGTGCAGTCAGGCGCCTGTGCGCATTTCACCACGGTGCTCGCGCCTGGCTCCAACGTCTATCACTACGATCATATCCACGTCGATTTGATGCGCCGCGCCAGCCGCCGCCTTATCTGCCAGCCGGCCGCGGTCTCCGGCGACGAGGTCGCCGCTCGCGCGCAGCAGCGCAATCCTTACGCCAACTCCCGCGACCCGTACGTGACCGGCTCGCTCGGTCGCAAGAGCAAGCGCGCGAAAGTCAACGAGGAAGACGAGTTCGAGGACGAGTAGGTGGCATGGTGGGCGGACGATGGTTCCGTCAGTTTGGCGCGCCGCGACCGATTTCGTACTGCGTGTCTGTCCCGCCGACATGAGCCGGATCAGTCTCGTCGGCGACATCGCAATCCGCTTGTGGACCTTCAGCACTCGCACCGGCGATCAGGAGCTGTTTGCGCATTTCAGCGAGGCGGGCGCGGCAATATTCGCGGTAGAGCAGATCGAATATGGCGGGCATGATCACCCCCGTCGTTTGACTATCACTGGCTGAAGATATTCCCACCACGAATTGACCGGTTGACCGACCCGTTGGACAGCTGCGCCGATATGGCGCGTTCACAGGCTGCGCCAATTCCAAACCTCCAAGGAGCGATCAGTTGATTTGTCGGTGCAAAGGAGCAGAGCCGACGATCCCTAAGATAACAGCTCTCTGTTTCAGGACGACTTCGTTGGACAACTCAGGAGAGCACCGCGCGACTGAAAAATCCAACTACAGCGCGAAATGACTCATCTCCGACTGCATGAGTCATTGGATGCAATCCGACATGCGGCAAATGCACCGAATCAATTTGCGGCACGTTGAAGCTCGCACCACACGGTGCGCGCGATCAACCAGCAGCGCATGAGGTGATGCTGAGCGTCCTCAGATTGAAAATGCAGTTCAGTTGCAGGGTGTCGGCTACTTCATAGTCTCCGTCGAGCCGACCATTTAAGCTTTGGACAGAACCGCTCGGGAGGCAACGATGACACCCGATTGGCTTACCGTCCCTGCGACGATCGTCTGCATTTTTATGCTGACCATTATCGTCTTGATTGCCGTTGGCGCTTGGTAGGCGGGCAGATCAAGATTGTTTTCAATCCGCTCGGGAGACAACAATGAACACGCCCGAATGCTATACCGTGGCGGTCGCTTGCGCCTCGTGCCTGACCATTGTCGTCTTGATCGCGGTCGGGGCCTGGTAAGCGGTGGACGCGCGCGGCACCCGTCCATCCGGACGGGTCGATGAGTTCGGCAACAGCCCCACGAGCCTGCACACCTCGGATCAGAACGCGTCGATCATCGGAAAACGGGGCTCGCCGGTGACGCAGTCCCAATGGTATATCGCCAAGCCGACGTCGCCGGTCCAAAGCGAATAGCGTCCGCGGTCAACGACGACCTTGGCGCCGCGATATTGGACAATGGCCGTCATGGCGAATTGGCGTGCGCGGTCGAGCCAGACCGGGATCGTTTGTGCGCCGGTAAAGCTTGAGGAATGCGTAGCCGTTGCCGCCGGTGCCGTGGCACAGGTTTGAACCCTTGGTCAGCGGTCCGGCGGCCCAGGTGAAGCGGCCGCCATCCAAGAGAAGCTCGTCAAAGTCAGAGGTCGCGAACGGCGCGTCAGCAAAGGGTCGTCACCATGCCCGGTGCGCCGTGGCAGTGCTGACACAAGGTCGGCGGCGTCTCGCGCTTGCTTTTCGCACCCCAGGTTGTTCCTACTTCGGAGCGCCACGCATTCGCCGCCAGACTTGCGGACAGCCAACTCGCTCCAGGAGTCGCGCACAAGCGCGCGATGGCGACCGAGGCTGATCATGATCTGGGTTTTGCGGCATGCGTTGATGGCGGTGGGACCAGCCCCATGCAGCGCTGCACCTCGCCCGGCACGTTGTAGTCGCGCATGACGGGGCGGCTGTCGCGCACGCCGCACGCTTCCCGCTGCACCACGAACATCCAGAGCGCGTGGCCGGCCTCCATCACCAGGGCGCGTCGTGCTTGCCGAATTGATGTTGGCGCGTCCGAGGCCGGATGGGTGGTGTCGAAGTCGCGCAGCTTCGCGAGCGCTTGTTCCAGCGCGCGTCCCATTCGTCCGAATGCAGAGGCCTGCTCCTGGACGATCTCATAGTTGAGAACGTCGACCGGTGTGCGGTGAAGGCGAAGATCGCGGGACATGGCTTATGTATAGCGTCACGGGGGCCACACGTGCAACGAGGCGGCTCTGACCCGCTCCGTCATTCCGCGGAGATAGTCTGGATTGCTTTACATCAAGGGCGGGTCGGCCCTCGGCCGGTGCTCAACTCGCAATGACGTGGTTGGAGATGCCCTGCGCTACGGCGCGCGCCGCCGCCTCACTTCCCCCGGTAGGCCGCCAGAAACATCCGCGTCGCGCTGTCGACCACCTCGGTCATGCGCTCTTCCGATGGCGCCGGCGCGGCCTGGAAGACGAAGGGCAGGAACAGCGAGGCCTTGCACAATTCCATGAACTGGGAGGCGGCAAGATCGCAGTCGTCGATCGCAAGATCACCGGAGGCAACATGAGCCTTCAGATAATCCGCGAGCCGGTTGATGGTCTTGTCCAGAACGCGCCCATAGTAGCGGCGGCCGACATCGGGCATGCGCTCGGCGATCGCCATCACGGTGCGGATCGCCGATCCCCCGCCGGGTCGGCAGAGCAAATGGATGTAAGCCTGGCCGAACTCCTTCAGCGTGGTCTCGGCATCGCGCGCGGGGTCGAAGTTGAACACAACCTGGCCGTGCTGGAGCGCCTCCTGCTCGAGAATGGCTTCGAACAGCGCGCATTTGTCGGCGAAGTAGACGTAGAGCGTGCCCTTGGAGACGGCGGCCGCGCGCGCGATCTCGCCCATGCTGGCGCCGTCGAAGCCGAGGTCCATGAACACCTTGCGGGCGCCATCGAGGATCTGGCGACGCTTGGAGCTGTCGTCTTCCGAGACGATGGCGACGCTGTCGTGAACGGCTTCAACCATTGATTCAGGGTTTCCCGGGGTTTTTGGCGCCGGAAACCCAAAGAAAGGATTGGTGTCGCTAGGGTCCCAGCGGGGAATAATCTATATTGACCGAACGGTTCGGTCAATGATATTCGTGGTTTTGGCGAAGGAGAGGGGCCGCGTCGCGGCCCGCCCGATCGCGTGTTTTGTGGGGAGGCCTTTATGGCCGTATCGAGAGACCAGGCCGCGCGCGTCCTTCGCCAGGATTCCCTGGACCAAGCGCCGGCTCAGGGCGAAGCCGCGAGCGACAATCCGGCGGCACTGGCTGAGCAGTTGCGGACCGTCGCCGAAGAGGGCAAGCGCCGCACGGCCGAAACACCGGAGAAGCCGGCAATCGAGAAGCCCGCCCCAGGCACGCCGGCAAGTGTCGCGCCAGCAGCAGCATTCGCCCAGCCGAAATCCGGCAGGCGCAAATTCGTCCTGATGGGCGTCGGCCTTCTGCTTGCGCTCGCGGCTGCGAGCTATGCCGGCTACTACACGCTGATCGGCCGTTTCTACGTCTCGACCGACGACGCCTATGTGCGCGCCAACAACACCATGCTGGGAGCACGCGTTGCCGGCCACATCTCGTCGATCCTGCCCGGCGACAACACGCTGGTGCATGCCGGCGACGTTGTCTTCCGCATCGACGACGGCGACTACAAGATCGCAGTCGACGCCGCCGCGACCAAGATCGCGACCCAGCAGGCCACCATCGATCGCATCGGCCGCCAGGTCGCAGCCCTC
This genomic interval from Bradyrhizobium sp. CB82 contains the following:
- a CDS encoding NUDIX hydrolase, producing MARAPVLAAGGIVLRRDAPLIAVVRQRKRNEWVLPKGKLDDGETPREAAHREVLEETGHDVAIHEFLGTLAYPSGGRSKVVHFWRMEADGDPVRKLMNDIKAVDWLPLEDAVARLSREYERAFLMQVGPIALAAAGVEPTGVEAMPPLAMDDVDAAMQTLTPAEAASVEELRHGLLQKVKAWLRGEA
- a CDS encoding DUF2147 domain-containing protein, which produces MTRLSAAATALLLASTAVAHAGNAISFEIEGQRIHIQAPRNCASLDCVTIVAPGLSNKPIRLNNVNLNGFGSKDDDDVTPSTTTTAPPANAAQQPAPQPQVQATTPAAPVVTAPSTTVASPTTTAAIDANIAPQVAPVAPPAPVAAPVATAPAPVAAAPAAAPTTPLGLWATEENKGNVRVEQCGANLCGYAEKTNEKILINMRPDGAQWSGRIHDPDSGRNYDSRIAMKGPNLLRVQGCAFGGLFCGGQTWKRVG
- a CDS encoding extensin family protein, which gives rise to MTRGVRLYLVGSIVLVSLAGCGRGFFQAEREPWRAEAEAACLKSGAVKESAEIVRIDPISGPGACGAEFPLKVAAIGEASSSFGFADEELRPPASIGNQPRWPGTQPGYPQGQSYPNQAYPNASSYPQHQSQPSGYGAASGPISLSAPGVAPPQEDEIDLPPEGTDAAGAARYMNAPSYPARPNSSSQSQPSYSQRPEQQPLPRLGPAQGSSVGSVGPVAVKPTATLACPIVSELDRWFADTVQPSAMRWFGQRVVEIKQISAYSCRGMNGNPHAHISEHAFGNALDIAAFTLADGRRISVKDGWRGLPEEQGFLRDVQSGACAHFTTVLAPGSNVYHYDHIHVDLMRRASRRLICQPAAVSGDEVAARAQQRNPYANSRDPYVTGSLGRKSKRAKVNEEDEFEDE
- a CDS encoding lanthionine synthetase LanC family protein, which codes for MDGGRFTWAAGPLTKGSNLCHGTGGNGYAFLKLYRRTNDPGLARPRTPIRHDGHCPISRRQGRR
- a CDS encoding DUF6665 family protein; the protein is MSRDLRLHRTPVDVLNYEIVQEQASAFGRMGRALEQALAKLRDFDTTHPASDAPTSIRQARRALVMEAGHALWMFVVQREACGVRDSRPVMRDYNVPGEVQRCMGLVPPPSTHAAKPRS
- a CDS encoding TetR/AcrR family transcriptional regulator → MVEAVHDSVAIVSEDDSSKRRQILDGARKVFMDLGFDGASMGEIARAAAVSKGTLYVYFADKCALFEAILEQEALQHGQVVFNFDPARDAETTLKEFGQAYIHLLCRPGGGSAIRTVMAIAERMPDVGRRYYGRVLDKTINRLADYLKAHVASGDLAIDDCDLAASQFMELCKASLFLPFVFQAAPAPSEERMTEVVDSATRMFLAAYRGK